Part of the Halopenitus persicus genome is shown below.
CAACGGAGGTCTCGCGGACGAAGGCGTGGGTCCTCGCCGCGCGGCCGCAGACGCTGCCGGTGGCGGCCGCGCCGGTGCTCGTCGGGGTCGGCCTGGCCATCCACGACGGCGTCTTCGCGCCGCTGCCGGCGTTGGCCGCGTTCGTCGGGGGCGCACTGATCCAGATCGGCACGAACTTCGCGAACGACTACTACGACGCCCTCCAGGGAGCCGACACCGCCGACCGGGAGGGGTTCACCCGGGTGACCGCATCGGGGATCATCGAGCCGCCGGCGGTCAAGCGGGCGATGTGGATCACGTTCGCGCTGGCGATCCTCGTGGGGCTCTATCTCGTCTCCGTCGGCGGCGTCGCGATCCTTCTGGTCGGGCTCGCCTCGATCGCCGCCGGGATCGCCTACACCGGCGGCCCGTATCCGCTGGGGTACCACGGGCTGGGAGACCTCTTCGTCTTCGTCTTCTTCGGGGTCGTCGCCGTGACGGGGACCTACTACGTCCAGGCCGCGGCGCTGGTCGCGTCGGCGTTCCCGACCGAACTCGTCGCCGCGGGCCTGTCGGTCGACGCCCTGATCGCGAGCCTGCCGATCGCCGCCATCGCGACGAACGTCCTCGTGGTCAACAACGTCCGGGACCGCGAGGAGGACGTCCGAACCGGCAAGCGGACGCTCGCGGTGCGGTTCGGCTATCGCTTCTCACGCCTGCAGTTCGTCGCGCTGACCGCGCTCGCGTACGTCGTCCCCGTCTGGTTCGCGGTCGGACCGACCGGATACGGTCTCGCGGCCCTCGCCCCGCTGGCCACCCTGCCGCGTGCCGCGTCGATCGTGGACACGATCCGCACCGAGACGTCCGGCGAGGCGCTCAACCCCGCCCTCGAGCGGACCGGCAAGTGGCTCGCAGCCTACGCCGCCCTGTTCGGGCTCGGGCTGGCGGTGTGACCGGGAGGAACCACGGATGCGCCTGACCGCCGTCTCGCTCGAACTCGACAGCCCGCTGCGGACCGCCAGCGCCGAGATCCTCGAGCGGGAGGGCTGGCTCGTCGGCCTCGAGCCTGACGCCGACGACGTCCCCGCCCGCGGCGTCGGCGAGGCGATGCCGCTGCCCGGCTGGACCGAATCGGCCGCGACGTGTGAGGCCGCGCTGACGACCGCGGACGACGACGGCTTCGACGCCGGGAGCGGCGCCGCATCCGACGCTCGGATCCCGGACGCGGACACCCCCGCCGCACGCCACGGAGTCACGCTGGCGCGGGCGGACGCGATCGCCCGTGCCGACGACCGACGACTGACCGACCACCTCGCCGAATCGGTCGGGTTCCCGGCGCCGTCCCCGGCGACGAGCGTGCCGGTCAACGCCACCGTGGGTGAGGGCTCGACGGCGGCGGCCACGCGAGCGGCCAGCCGAGCGGTCGAGGACGGCTACGAGGCATTGAAGCTGAAGGCCGGGTCGCGACCGCTCGCGGACGACCTGGACCGGGTGCGGGCGGTCCGTCGCGAGGTCGGTCCCGCCGTCGAGATCCGGGTCGACGCCAACGGCGCCTGGGATCGCGGAACTGCTCGGCGAGCGCTCGACGCGATGGCCGACATCGGCGTGAGTTACGTCGAACAGCCGCTTCCGGCGAGCGACCTGAAGGGGCACGTCGATCTCCGGAACGAGCTCCCGATCGACGTGGCGCTCGACGAGTCCGTCCGCGAGTTCGGCGTCGATCGGGTCCTGGAGTCCGGCGCCGCGGACGTGATCATTTATAAGCCGATGGTCTTGGGCGGCGTCGACCGAACGGTCGAGGCGGCTCGACGGGCCCGGGACGCGGGCGTCGAGCCGATCGTCACGACGACGATCGACGGCGCGGTCGCGCGCACCGCTGCGGTGCATGCGGCGGCCGCGATCCCCGAGGTTCGTCCCTGTGGACTGGCGACCGGGTCGCTGCTTCGGACCGACCTCGTCGCCGACCCCGCGCCGGTCGAGCGCGGAGCGATCGACGTCCCCGAGGGACCGGGGATCGCCGGCGACGCGTTCGACGACCGCGTGTTCGAGTGACGGACGTCGGCGGGGCAACCTAAAAGTCGCTCGCCCACGAATCACGGGGTATGGTCACGACTACCGAACGGGACGGCGCGACGTGGTTCGCGTGCGAGGTGTGCGGAATGCTCTTCGACGACCGCGAGGACGCGACCCAGCACGAACGGTCCTGTGAGGGGGAGGATCCGACGTATCTGCAGTAGCCGGGTCGGAACGACCACGGTTCGCCGGCGATCGACCGACCCCGCCGGCGATCGACTGACCCCGCCGGCGATCGACCGACCCCGCCGGCGTCGAGTGAGTGTCTGCACCTGCCGACGCCCCGCCAACTTATATGTCGTGTGGTGTCGTACCATTGGACGAACCGTGAGCGACCTATAGTAATCGTTAGAACTTTCCGCTCAAAGGTTGTTACTATACTCAATGGATCATCTCGACGAGATCTCCGTCGAAGAACTCCAAGACGCCCTCAACAATATTGACGGAAACAAGCCGATTCAACGGTTGTTAGCGGCGATCGCGTACAAAAACGGTGTGACGCAGACCGAACTTGCAGAGTGGCATGACACCGGGCGAAGAACGATCTACAGCTGGTTGATGCGACTTGATACAGACGAACCGCTTGAGCAAGCTGTTTCCGATGCTCATCGATCTGGGAGAAAACGAAAGCTCTCAGAATCACAGCAAAAAGAGTTCGAACGAACTGTTTATGAACCACCCGAGGAAGTCGGGATCGACGCGCCGGCGTGGACACCGGCGCTCGTCCAAGATTTTCTCGAAGAAACCTACGGCGTTGAGTACTCTGCCCCGAGTTGTCGGCGGTTACTGAAAGAAGCTGGACTCAGCTATCAAAAACCTCGACGTACAGCCGCTGAATCTGAGGAATCCGACCAAGACGAGTTCTACGACGAGATCAAAAAAAGCGGCGGGAAATGGACGCCACAGTAGTGTGTATCGATCAAACCAAGAAATCAGTCCAGGTCGAGCCGCGTGCCGCGTGATTTCCGCGTGGCACGCGGCCCTCCGTCGAATTGTCCGGGTAGCGGGACTGGACGTGCTTGCTCGGCGCGATCACCGAGGATGGTGATCGGTTCTTCTCCCGATGTACAGAGTACATCACCGCAGATCACGCAAAACATTTCATTTTAGCACTCTGTGAAGAATTTGAAGATGATCTGATTATCGTTCTCGATGGTGCACCGTATTTCCAGGCGTCGGCCGTCACGGAGCTGGCGGCCCGTGACGACCTCGCCTTCGTGACGCTTCCCCCGTACTCACCGGAGTTGAACCCAGTCGAGGAATGCTGGAGACAGCTCCAAGCAGCCCTCAGCAACCGGTTCTTTGACTCACTCGACGAACTGACAACAGCGATCGACACCGCTCTTGATCAGATCTCGATCCCAAATGTGAGTAACTATTTCTAGTGACTACTATACGTCCACCGACGACCGACGAGATCGAACGCTACGCCGCAGCCCACCACATGGACCTCTCCGAGGAGGAGGTCGAGGAGTTGGCGGCCGTCATTCCGGACCTGCTCGGCGCCTACGAGCGGCTCGACGAGCTGTCCGCCTCGAAGCCGCCGGTCCGATATCCCGACCGGGAGCAAGGGTCGGAGCCGACCGCCGACGAGGATCCACTGAACGCGGTCATTCGGACGTGTACCGTCGAGGGATCGGACTCGGGGGTCCTGGAGGGGTACGACGTCGGGCTGAAGGACAACGTCTCGCTGGCCGGCGTCGAGATGACCTTCGGCTCGGACGTGATTCCGGGCTACGTGCCGGAGATCGACGCGACGATCGTCACCCGGATGCTCGACGAGGGCGCCCGGATCACGAGCAAGTTGAACATGGAGAACCTCGCGTTCTCCGGCAGCGGCGAGATGTCCGCGTACGGCCACGCGTTGAACCCCCACGACCGGGACCACCTCGCCGGCGGCTCCTCGAGCGGCTCCACGGCCGCGGTCGCGGACGGCACCGTCGACGTCTCGATCGGCGGCGACCAGGCCGGATCGATCCGCATCCCGGCCGCCTGGTGCGGCGTCGTCGGCCACAAGCCGACCCACGGGCTCGTCCCGTACACCGGGATCCTCGGGCTCGGCTGCTCGTTCGACCACACCGGGCCGCTCGCCCGGACCGTCCGCGATTGCGCGCGCGTCCTCGAGGCCATCGCCGGAAAGGACCCGCTCGATCCCCGACAGGGAGCCGTGCCGACGCAGTCGTACGCCGACGCCGTCGCGTCCGACCCGGACCCGGCGGACCTCACCGTCGGCGTGCTCGAGGAAGGGTTCGGCCACGAGCAAAGCGAGTCGGGCGTCGACGGGACGGTCGAGGCAGCGCTCGACGACCTCGCGGACGCTGGCGCGACCGTCACCGAGGTCTCGGTGCCGATGCATCTGGACGGGCTTCCGATCTGGAACGGGATCGCCAACGAGGGCACGACTGCGACGATCAACGGCGAGGGAATCGGCCACTTCGGGAACGGCTACTACGACGCCGACCTGATGGCGGCCTTCGCCGAGGCCCGTCGGGAGAACGCGGACCGGTATCCGCCGACGATCAAGCTGGTCGCCACGCTCGGGGAGTACCTCGCCGAGGAGTACCACAGCCACTACTACGCGAAGGCGCAAAACCTCTCGTTGGACCTGGCGGACGCCTACGACGAGACGCTGGCGGACGTGGACGTCCTCGCGATGCCGACGACGCCCCAGACGGCCCACGAGCGCATTCCCGAGCCCAGCCGGCTCCAGATCCTCGAACGCGCGGTGAACATGCTCCCGAACACCGCGCCGTTCGACGTGACCGGCCATCCGGCGATCTCGGTTCCCGCGGGCACCAGCGAGGGTCTGCCGGTCGGGTTGATGTTCGTCGGCGAGCGCTTCGACGACGCGACCGTCCTGCAGGCCGGGCGGCTCCTGGAGCACCGCGTGGAGGTCTGATACCTCCCGGGTGACCCCGTCGGACGTCAAGCACCGTCACGACGTCAATCAGGCGTCACGTCCGCCCTTGCTGACGATCGGCACGGGAGCGGACGGAGACCACCCCGTCAACATTTATTACTCGATGGGCGCCTCTTTCGGTCGTGTCATTTCCCCGGGCCAAACCGATCGACGCCCTTTATGAAGACGTCGCGAGCTACGACCTCGTCGTGGTACCGGATGCGCCGTTGGCCGGTGCGTTGAACCGCCGCATTGACCGGCCACGATTGGGATCGTTCGCGACCACGCCCCGTCGCCTCGCGGCGGGACGTCGCGAAGAAGCCGAGGACCGGATTGCCTTCCTCGAACTCGCCGAACGGACCGATATGGACTGGAAGCGTGGCGCCTACGCCATCGGCAACGTTCTCCAGTGCTGGGAACATCAGGGTCGCCTCGACGCGATCCGTGACTACGATGCATACGTGGACGACGTCACGCGCCAAGCCATCGAGCACGTCGACGCCCTCGACACGACCTCGAGCCGCCTCACCGAGTACCGCATCGGCGACGAGCGGGACGTCGCAGTCGTCGGCTACGACCAGCTCACTCGGCTGGAACGCTCGATCCTGCCCGACGAGTACGATACGTACGACACGTTCGACGACCGGGAGTTCGATCACCCGCCGTTCCACGTCTTCGACTCTTCGACGGCGATCGTCGACGCCGTCGTCGACGCCGTGACCGAGGAGACCGCCGCCGACGTCGCCGTGGTGCTCGACCAGGGAAGCGAGTTCTCGACGCTCGTCGAATCGGCACTCGAAGCGGCCGACATCCCGTTCTACGGCGGCCCCGGGTTCATCGACGACCCCGACCACCGCGCGTTCGTCCAGTTGCTTCGGGCCGCACACGGCGGCACAGACACGCGCGTCGGCGAGATACGACCGCTCCTCGAACGGGTGGGTATCTCGGTGGACGTCGAACACGACGAGAAGCGACTGTACGCACTCGACGACCGGGAACTCGACTGGATCGTCGACTTCCGTGAGCGCATCGAGGACCGCACCTTCGGCGAGGCGCTCGATCGCTTCGAGGACAGGACTGACCGCCGGCTGGGCGCGTTCCGTGACGAGCTCGAGACGCTCGGCATCGCCGACGCGCGTGCGACCGAGTCCGCCGTCGACCAGCTCGTGTTCTATCTCCAGAGCTACGAGGTCCCGATCGACCGCGAGAACGAGGGCGTGCTGTTGGCCGACGCGAAGTCGGCTGCCTACGTCGACCGACCCGTGGTGTTCTACCTGGGCCTGGACGAGGACTGGACGCATTCGGCCCCGCGACGGCCGTGGGTCGACCGCGACGCCCAGTACACACGCAACGTCCAGCAGTTCCAGCTCCTCCTCCAGAGCGGCGCGACCCAATACTACCTCGTCCAAGACGCAAAGGGCGGCTCGCCGGTGACGCCGTGTCTCTACTTCGAGGAACTCCTCGACGAGGAGTTCGAGCGCTTCAGCGATCTCACATCGCAGACCCACACCCGACGGTTCGACCGCACCGGCGAAGGTTTCGAGAACGAGCCGGTCGACGCCACCACAAACGAGGTGTCGACCATCAGCCAGTCGAGCCTCGGCACCTACGTCAACTCGCCACGCGACCACTTCTTCGGCCGCCTCGTCGACAGCCCGGACGAGGACTACTTCAAGGAGGGGAACCTCTTCCACGACTTCGCCGAGTTCTACGTCACCCATCCGGACTTCGTCGACGAGGACGTCATCGACGACGTCGTCGAGCACGTGCTCGACGAGACGCGGCCGTTCGTCCGGTCGGTCGACGAGGCGACGCGTCGAACGAAGTATCGCGCGGGCCTGGAGACCATCGTCGCGTTCTTCGAGGAGAACGGGCCGGTCGACGGTGAGTTCCTCACTGCCACAAGCGGCTGGGGCAGCAACGTCTTCGCCGAGCGTTTCGACCGACCCGTCGATTCGCCCATCACCGAACGGTGGTTCGAGAACGACGAACTCGGTCTCAAAGGAAAGATCGATCTGGTTCACTCGCCGTCGCGGCTCGTCGACCACAAGAGCGGGCGTCGCAAGAGCGCGTCTCGGATCGTCACGAACTCCGCGCTCGATCCCCCCAGCGACGCGCCGAACTTCCAAGCATTGCTGTATCTCACGCACTGGCGCTCCCAGCACCCGGGCCAGGAGCTCGAGTTCACGTTCTTCCACTTCCTCGAGACGCTCGACGACGTCGTCGCGGGCGAGGCCGACCTCGACGACACGCTGACGACGATCACCTACCACCCGATGCCGTTCGAGGAGTACGCCAGTTCGGAGGCGTTCTTCGACGAACTGGTCGAGGACGGCTCGAACAAGTGCCGGAAGACGCTCTCCCAGGTCGAGTACGAGGACTATGCCACCGCGTTCGTCGAGACCGACCTCCCGGAGACGACCGACAGCGACGAACTCATCGACTCGGAATTCGGACGGACGCTGACCGCACGGATGAAGGACTGCGTGGGCGACTACAAGTACGTCGAGCAGGGCTGTAAGCAGGCGATGCGACAACTGGCCCGCGTTCGCGGGCAGGCCTTCTTCGAGGACGACCTCGACGCCTTCGAGACGTTCGTCGACGAACGGCTCGAGGAACTGAACCGTCGTCGCGCCGGCGAGGAGCGCTTTCCGATCGAGGGTCTCGGCGGCGAGCCGAACTACCGCTACGTGGACAACCGCGACCTGCTGCTGGAAGGCGGGAGCGGCCACAAGGAGGAGGAAGGCGGGAGCGGCCACAAGGAGGAGGAAGGCGGGAGCGGCCACAGGGAGGGGGACCGATGACGGACCTCGAACCGAACGACCAACAGCGGACGCTCATCGACGGCACCGACGGCCTCTACCTGGTCGACGCGGGAGCGGGAACGGGAAAGACGTTCACCGTGACGCGCCGCTACGCGAACATCGTCTCCCAACCCGCGGTCAGCCCGGACGACGTCCTGCTGGTGACGTTCACGAACAACGCGGCCGCCGAGATGAAGGAGCGAATCGTCGGGAACTGCGGCTACGGGATGCGTGAACTCGCGGACGCCCCCATCCAGACGTTCCACTCACTGTGCCACGACGTCTTGGAAGAGCACGGGCACGCCGCGCCGACGCATCTCGGCATCGACGACCGCATTACGGGCTCGACGCGCCTCGTCGAGGACGAACTCGTCGAGCAAGCGTTGTTCGACGACTTCATCGACCGGTTCAGCGACGACCATCCCGAGTACGACGACGTTTTCCGCGCGCTCTCCGACCCGACAGGGTTGCTCGGCCTCGTCAACCAGCTGGCAGCGAAGGGGGTGTTCCCCGACGCCGAGGGGTGGTACCGCGACGGCGAGCGACACCTCGACGGCGAGTTCGCGGCGTTCAAACGCCAGTTCGACGAGCTGAACGAACCCAGGAACGGCGGGCGCAAGCAGTCGGTTCTGCGGTCGAAACTCGGCCGGTACGGCCGGAACAAGACTTACCTCCCCGACGCCCCCGAGAAGTCGGAGATTCGGGGCAGCGGCAAGCAGGTTCCGGACGGTCTCGCCCGGCGCGTCTTCGAGGAGGACCGGGAGGAGCTGAAGGCGTTCGTTCACGACGTCTATCACGAGTATCTGGCGTTCGCGCTGCGGCGAAACTACCTGAACTTCGGGATGCTCCAGCTGTTCGCGTTCGTCCTGCTCTGTGAGAACCACGAGCTGCGCGAGCGCGTCGCCTTCGAGTACGTGATGATCGACGAGTTCCAGGACTCCAGCGAGATCCAGTTCAAACTCGCCCTCCTGCTCGCGGGCACGAACAACGTCTGCGTGGTGGGAGACTGGAAGCAGAGCATCTACGGCTTCCAGTACGCCGACGTCGACAACATCGTCGAGTTCGAGGACCGCCTCGATCGCTTCGCCGGCCAGTTGAACAGCGACCACGAGCGCGTCTCGTTCCCGACCGCGCCCGTCAAGACCGTCGAACTCGTTCAGAACTACCGGTCCACTCAGGCGATCCTCGACTTCTCGGAACACAGCCTGCGCGTTCCCGCGGCCAAGCGCGACGCGGTCGACGTGGAGGCCGTCGACGACCGCATCGGCGACTCACTGGAGGCGAACGCGGATCACGAGAACTCCACCATCGAGGCAATCCAGAGCGACGAGGAGCACCTGGCGGTGCTGGCGAAGATCCAGGAGATCGTCGGGAACGACGGCTACCGCGTCGAGGGCGAGGACGGCGACCTGCGGCCGCCGACGTACGGCGACATCGCGGTGATGACGCGGACCCGTGACTTCGGCCGCGAACTCCTCGGGACCGCCGAAGAGCACGGCCTCCCGATGGCGTACGAGGGCGGCATCGAACTCTTCCGAACCGACCAGGCCAAGCTCCTGCTCGCCTGGCTGCGCATCCTCGAGGACGACGTCGATCGTGGCTGGGCAACCGTTCTCGAGCGTGCGGGTTACACGCTCGACGAGGTGGACGCGATCCTCGACGACGAGGCGTATCCCGAGAACATGGTGGCGTTCCGCGAGGAACTTCGCGAGTTGGACACGCTGGGCGGCGTCGCGCGTCGCGTGTTCGCTCGGTACGGCTCCGACGGCCCGACCGCGGACGTGGTCCTCCACACCCTCCAGTCGGTCCACAACGCGACGATGCAGACCCGTGGCGACCTCATCCGATTCATCGAGCGCGGCATCGAGGCCGGAAGCACCCACGAGGTGCACGCCGGCGCGGGAACCGATTCCGTGACCGTCCAGACGATTCACGCCACGAAGGGCCTCGAGTATCCCATCGTCATTCTCGCGAACATGAACGGCGGGCGGTTCCCGCCAGGCGGCGGTGGCGGTGGCGTGATCACCTACGAGGACCCGGTCGGCTTGCGGCAGCGCAACGTGTACTCTGACGAGGCACATGGCCTGCCCCACGTCTATGACGACTGGCGGACGGACGTCCGTCGGAACTGTCTCCCCCGTAATTACGACGAGGAACGTCGACTCCTCTACGTCGCCATCACGCGAGCCGAGAGCCACGTCGTCTTCGCCGCCGGCGAGGACCCGAACACGTTCCTCGAGGAGCTCCCGGTCGACGTGGAGTCGGTCACGCCCGAGCTGGCCGCGATCGATCGCGAAGACGCTGAGCGGACCACGCTCCGGGTCGAGATGCCCGTCCAAGAGGGACCGACAGGACACACGCCGCACACGCTTATGCGCGATGAGGTATTCGAGGATGTCGAGGGGGGCCGCGGGACCGCGTTCGGGACCCACGTTCACGACTTCGCCGAGGCGTACGCGCTCGGTGATGACGTGAAGGCACGGAATAGCGACGAAGCACACGTCGCGCAGTTCATCGACGGACTCGACGGCGACGGCGACCCGTTGGTCGAAGAGGACGTCTCCCTCCCGCTGACGGTCGGCGGGGATCGCGTCACGATTTCGGGGACCGTCGACCTCGTGTACGTGACGCCGGACCGTGTCGAGATCGTGGACTACAAGACCGACCGCGGTCGGCACGGCGAGGACGAGTATCGCAAGCAGTTGAGCGTGTACTACCACGTCGCTCGCGAGGTGTATCCGGACCGTGCGATCACCGCCAGCATCCTCTACACCGAAACCGGGGCGCGACAGGAGATCGACCCGCTCGGCATCGACGACATACGCCGTCTCGTCGAAGCGGTCGAGACCCAAACGGGTGACGGTGGCCGGACCATGGACGAGTGACGCGGTCCGGCGAGTGACGCGGTCCGGCGGGTGACGCGGTCCGGACGGCCGATACGGATCGTACGTCGAAGGAGACGATCCGCTCGGTCCACGAAGCCCGAGTGATCCGCAGCCAGTCCGGTCCGTGGGCCGAGTCGATCGGGAGCCGGACGGTCTACGTCCAGACGATCGGGACCCACCAGATGGCGAACGCTGAAATGACGAGGATCGCTGGAAGGGTGATGATGACACCGATCTTCGCCATCTGCGGGATCGTCAGGTAGCCGCTGCCGAAGACGATGGCGTTCGGCGCGGTGGCGACGGGAAGCATGAACGCAAACGAGGCTGCAAATGCGGCGGTTGCCATCAGCGTGAGTGGCGGAACGCCGATCGCGACGCCGATACTCACCGCGATCGGCATGAACAACGACGCAGTGGCCGCGTTCGATG
Proteins encoded:
- a CDS encoding 1,4-dihydroxy-2-naphthoate polyprenyltransferase codes for the protein MSATEVSRTKAWVLAARPQTLPVAAAPVLVGVGLAIHDGVFAPLPALAAFVGGALIQIGTNFANDYYDALQGADTADREGFTRVTASGIIEPPAVKRAMWITFALAILVGLYLVSVGGVAILLVGLASIAAGIAYTGGPYPLGYHGLGDLFVFVFFGVVAVTGTYYVQAAALVASAFPTELVAAGLSVDALIASLPIAAIATNVLVVNNVRDREEDVRTGKRTLAVRFGYRFSRLQFVALTALAYVVPVWFAVGPTGYGLAALAPLATLPRAASIVDTIRTETSGEALNPALERTGKWLAAYAALFGLGLAV
- a CDS encoding mandelate racemase/muconate lactonizing enzyme family protein, translated to MRLTAVSLELDSPLRTASAEILEREGWLVGLEPDADDVPARGVGEAMPLPGWTESAATCEAALTTADDDGFDAGSGAASDARIPDADTPAARHGVTLARADAIARADDRRLTDHLAESVGFPAPSPATSVPVNATVGEGSTAAATRAASRAVEDGYEALKLKAGSRPLADDLDRVRAVRREVGPAVEIRVDANGAWDRGTARRALDAMADIGVSYVEQPLPASDLKGHVDLRNELPIDVALDESVREFGVDRVLESGAADVIIYKPMVLGGVDRTVEAARRARDAGVEPIVTTTIDGAVARTAAVHAAAAIPEVRPCGLATGSLLRTDLVADPAPVERGAIDVPEGPGIAGDAFDDRVFE
- a CDS encoding DUF7128 family protein, with protein sequence MVTTTERDGATWFACEVCGMLFDDREDATQHERSCEGEDPTYLQ
- a CDS encoding amidase, whose protein sequence is MTTIRPPTTDEIERYAAAHHMDLSEEEVEELAAVIPDLLGAYERLDELSASKPPVRYPDREQGSEPTADEDPLNAVIRTCTVEGSDSGVLEGYDVGLKDNVSLAGVEMTFGSDVIPGYVPEIDATIVTRMLDEGARITSKLNMENLAFSGSGEMSAYGHALNPHDRDHLAGGSSSGSTAAVADGTVDVSIGGDQAGSIRIPAAWCGVVGHKPTHGLVPYTGILGLGCSFDHTGPLARTVRDCARVLEAIAGKDPLDPRQGAVPTQSYADAVASDPDPADLTVGVLEEGFGHEQSESGVDGTVEAALDDLADAGATVTEVSVPMHLDGLPIWNGIANEGTTATINGEGIGHFGNGYYDADLMAAFAEARRENADRYPPTIKLVATLGEYLAEEYHSHYYAKAQNLSLDLADAYDETLADVDVLAMPTTPQTAHERIPEPSRLQILERAVNMLPNTAPFDVTGHPAISVPAGTSEGLPVGLMFVGERFDDATVLQAGRLLEHRVEV
- a CDS encoding PD-(D/E)XK nuclease family protein, giving the protein MSFPRAKPIDALYEDVASYDLVVVPDAPLAGALNRRIDRPRLGSFATTPRRLAAGRREEAEDRIAFLELAERTDMDWKRGAYAIGNVLQCWEHQGRLDAIRDYDAYVDDVTRQAIEHVDALDTTSSRLTEYRIGDERDVAVVGYDQLTRLERSILPDEYDTYDTFDDREFDHPPFHVFDSSTAIVDAVVDAVTEETAADVAVVLDQGSEFSTLVESALEAADIPFYGGPGFIDDPDHRAFVQLLRAAHGGTDTRVGEIRPLLERVGISVDVEHDEKRLYALDDRELDWIVDFRERIEDRTFGEALDRFEDRTDRRLGAFRDELETLGIADARATESAVDQLVFYLQSYEVPIDRENEGVLLADAKSAAYVDRPVVFYLGLDEDWTHSAPRRPWVDRDAQYTRNVQQFQLLLQSGATQYYLVQDAKGGSPVTPCLYFEELLDEEFERFSDLTSQTHTRRFDRTGEGFENEPVDATTNEVSTISQSSLGTYVNSPRDHFFGRLVDSPDEDYFKEGNLFHDFAEFYVTHPDFVDEDVIDDVVEHVLDETRPFVRSVDEATRRTKYRAGLETIVAFFEENGPVDGEFLTATSGWGSNVFAERFDRPVDSPITERWFENDELGLKGKIDLVHSPSRLVDHKSGRRKSASRIVTNSALDPPSDAPNFQALLYLTHWRSQHPGQELEFTFFHFLETLDDVVAGEADLDDTLTTITYHPMPFEEYASSEAFFDELVEDGSNKCRKTLSQVEYEDYATAFVETDLPETTDSDELIDSEFGRTLTARMKDCVGDYKYVEQGCKQAMRQLARVRGQAFFEDDLDAFETFVDERLEELNRRRAGEERFPIEGLGGEPNYRYVDNRDLLLEGGSGHKEEEGGSGHKEEEGGSGHREGDR
- a CDS encoding UvrD-helicase domain-containing protein, yielding MTDLEPNDQQRTLIDGTDGLYLVDAGAGTGKTFTVTRRYANIVSQPAVSPDDVLLVTFTNNAAAEMKERIVGNCGYGMRELADAPIQTFHSLCHDVLEEHGHAAPTHLGIDDRITGSTRLVEDELVEQALFDDFIDRFSDDHPEYDDVFRALSDPTGLLGLVNQLAAKGVFPDAEGWYRDGERHLDGEFAAFKRQFDELNEPRNGGRKQSVLRSKLGRYGRNKTYLPDAPEKSEIRGSGKQVPDGLARRVFEEDREELKAFVHDVYHEYLAFALRRNYLNFGMLQLFAFVLLCENHELRERVAFEYVMIDEFQDSSEIQFKLALLLAGTNNVCVVGDWKQSIYGFQYADVDNIVEFEDRLDRFAGQLNSDHERVSFPTAPVKTVELVQNYRSTQAILDFSEHSLRVPAAKRDAVDVEAVDDRIGDSLEANADHENSTIEAIQSDEEHLAVLAKIQEIVGNDGYRVEGEDGDLRPPTYGDIAVMTRTRDFGRELLGTAEEHGLPMAYEGGIELFRTDQAKLLLAWLRILEDDVDRGWATVLERAGYTLDEVDAILDDEAYPENMVAFREELRELDTLGGVARRVFARYGSDGPTADVVLHTLQSVHNATMQTRGDLIRFIERGIEAGSTHEVHAGAGTDSVTVQTIHATKGLEYPIVILANMNGGRFPPGGGGGGVITYEDPVGLRQRNVYSDEAHGLPHVYDDWRTDVRRNCLPRNYDEERRLLYVAITRAESHVVFAAGEDPNTFLEELPVDVESVTPELAAIDREDAERTTLRVEMPVQEGPTGHTPHTLMRDEVFEDVEGGRGTAFGTHVHDFAEAYALGDDVKARNSDEAHVAQFIDGLDGDGDPLVEEDVSLPLTVGGDRVTISGTVDLVYVTPDRVEIVDYKTDRGRHGEDEYRKQLSVYYHVAREVYPDRAITASILYTETGARQEIDPLGIDDIRRLVEAVETQTGDGGRTMDE